AGCACAACACGCAGAAGCGCATCGACGCGATCCTCGCGCCGATCTTCGGCGCCGGCAACGCGCGTTCGCAGGTCAGCGCGGACCTCGATTTCTCGAAGATCGAGCAGACGTCGGAAAGCTACGGCCCGAACGGCAATCCGCAGCAATCCGCGATCCGCAGCCAGCAAACCAGCAGCGCGACCGAACTCGCGCAGGGCGGCGCGTCGGGCGTGCCGGGCGCGCTGTCGAACACGCCGCCGCAGCCGGCTTCCGCGCCGATCGTCACCGGCAACGGCCAGAACGGGCCGCAGACGACGCCCGTCAGCGACCGCAAGGACCAGACGACCAACTACGAAGTCGACAAGACGATCCGTCACCTTGAACAGCCGATGGGCAACGTGAAGCGGCTGTCGGTCGCGGTCGTCGTCAACTACCAGCCGGTCGCCGACGCGAAGGGCCACGTGACGATGCAGCCGCTGCCGCCCGCGAAGCTCGCGCAGGTCGAGCAGCTCGTGAAGGACGCGATGGGCTACGACGAGAAGCGCGGCGACTCGGTGAACGTCGTGAACAGCGCGTTCTCGACCGTCGCCGACCCGTACGCCGACCTGCCGTGGTGGCGCCAGCCCGACATGATCGCGATGGCGAAGGAAGCCGCGAAGTGGCTCGGCATCGCGGCGGCCGCGGCGGCGCTCTACTTCATGTTCGTGCGCCCGGCGATGCGCCGCGCGTTCCCGGCGCCCGAGTCGGCCGCGCCGGCGCTCGCCGCACCGGACGATCCGGTCGCGCTCGACGGCCTGCCCGCGCTGGCCAGGACGGAGGAGCCCGACCCGATGCTGCTCGGCTTCGAAACCGAGAAGAACCGCTACGAACGCAACCTCGACTACGCGCGCACGATCGCCCGCCAGGATCCGAAGATCGTCGCCACCGTCGTGAAGAACTGGGTGTCCGATGAACGCTGAAGGCTTGACCAAGAGCGCGCTGCTGCTGATGTCGATCGGCGAGGAAGAGGCCGCGCAGGTATTCAAGTTCCTCGCGCCGCGCGAGGTCCAGAAGATCGGCGCCGCGATGGCCGCGCTGAAGAACGTCACGCGCGAGCAGGTCGAGGACGTGCTGCAGGAGTTCGCGAAGGAAGCCGAGCAGCACACCGCGCTGTCGCTCGATTCGAGCGAGTACATCCGCTCGGTGCTGACGAAGGCGCTCGGCGAGGACAAGGCCGGCGTGCTGATCGACCGCATCCTGCAGGGCAGCGACACGAGCGGCATCGAGGGCCTGAAGTGGATGGACTCGGGCGCCGTGGCCGAACTGATCAAGAACGAGCATCCGCAGATCATCGCGACCATCCTCGTGCACCTCGACCGCGACCAGGCGTCGGAAATCGCATCGTGCTTCACCGAGCGGCTGCGTAACGACGTGATGCTGCGGATCGCGACGCTCGACGGCATCCAGCCGGCCGCGCTGCGCGAACTCGACGACGTGCTGACGGGCCTACTGTCCGGCAGCGACAACCTGAAACGCAGCCCGATGGGCGGCATCCGCACCGCGGCCGAGATCCTGAACTTCATGACGAGCGTGCATGAAGAAGGCGTGCTCGAAAGCGTGCGCCAGTACGACGCCGATCTCGCGCAGAAGATCGTCGACCAGATGTTCGTGTTCGAGAACCTGCTCGAGCTCGAGGATCGCGCGATCCAGATGGTGCTCAAGGAAGTGGAGTCGGAAACGCTGATCATCGCGCTGAAGGGTGCGCCGCCCGCGCTGCGTCAGAAGTTCCTCGCGAACATGTCGCAGCGCGCGGCCGAACTGCTCGCCGAGGATCTCGACGCGCGCGGCCCGGTGCGCGTGTCCGAAGTCGAAACGCAGCAGCGCCGCATCCTGCAGATCGTGCGCAATCTCGCCGAGAGCGGCCAGATCGTGATCGGCGGCAAGGCGGAAGACGCATATGTCTGATTCGGCGAGCGATCGCGTGGGCACCCTCACCGCGTACCAGCGGTGGGAGATGGCGTCGTTCGACCCGCCGCCGCCCCCGCCGCCGCCCGACGACGCGGCGGCCGCTGCCGCCGCGCTCGCCGAGGAACTGCAGCGCGTGCGCGACGCCGCGCACGCCGAGGGCCATGCGGCCGGCCACGTCGAAGGCCAGGCGCTCGGCTACCAGGCCGGTTTCGAGCAGGGCCGCGAACAGGGTTTCGAGGCCGGCCAGGCCGACGTGCGCGAGCAGGCTGCACAGCTCGCGGCGCTCGCCGCGTCGTTCCGCGAAGCCGTATCGGCCGTCGAACACGACCTCGCCTCCGACATCGCGCAACTCGCGCTCGACATCGCGCAGCAGGTCGTACGCCAGCACGTGAAGCATGACCCGGCCGCGCTGGTCGCGGCCGTGCGCGACGTGCTCGCGGCCGAGCCCGCGCTGTCCGGCGCGCCGCATCTGGCGGTGAATCCGGCCGACCTGCCCGTCGTCGAAGCCTATCTGCAGGACGATCTCGATACGCTCGGCTGGAACGTGCGCACCGACGCGTCGATCGAGCGCGGCGGCTGCCGCGCGCACGCCGCGACCGGCGAGGTCGACGCGACGCTGTCCACGCGCTGGCAGCGCGTCGCCGCCGCGATCGGCAAGGTGAGCACGTGGTAACGCGGCCGCCCGAGGCGCTCGCTCACGACGGCATGACGCCGCTCGAACGCGAGCTCGCGCTCGCGTCGTTCGGCCCGGCTGCCGCGCACGACCCCGCACACGACGCGACGCCGCACACGGCCGCCGACACCGCCGGCGCCGCGCCGCGCGCGCCGCACAATCCCCATCTCGCGCACTGGCGCACGCACCTGAACGGGCTCGCCGCGCGCAGCCACCGCGCGCTGCCGCTACGGCCGTGCGGGCGCCTCACGCGCGCGGCCGGCCTCGTGCTCGAAGCGATCGGGCTGCGCCTGTCGGTCGGCGCCGAATGCACGATCGAACTGCCGCCCGGCAGCACGCTGCCGCACGCGGAAGCCGAAGTCGTCGGCTTCGCCGGCGACCGCCTGTTCCTGATGCCGACCACCGATGTCGCGGGCGTCCTGCCCGGCGCGCGCGTGTGGCCGCTCGAAAGCGCGCCCGTCGCCGATCCGCTCGCGGGCGCGAAGCGGCTGCCGGTCGGCTGGGAAATGCTCGGGCGCGTCGTCGACGCGTCGGGCCGCCCGCTCGATGGCCTCGGCCCGCTCGCGGCAAAAATCGATGCGCCGCTCTCGGCGCCGTCGATCAACCCGCTCGAGCGCGAACCGATCCACCACGTGCTCGATGTCGGCGTGCGTGCGATCAACGCGCTGCTCACCGTCGGCCGCGGCCAGCGCATGGGCCTGTTCGCCGGCTCCGGCGTCGGCAAGTCGGTGCTGCTCGGCACGATGGCCCGCTACACGAGCGCGGAAGTGATCGTGATCGGGCTGATCGGCGAACGCGGCCGCGAAGTGAAGGAATTCATCGAACAGATCCTTGGCGAGGACGGGCTCGCGCGTTCGGTCGTCGTCGCCGCGCCGGCCGACGTGTCGCCGTTGCTGCGGATGCAGGGCGCCGCCTACGCGACGTCGCTCGCCGAGTATTTCCGCGACCAGGGCAAGCATGTGCTGCTGCTGATGGATTCGCTGACGCGCTACGCGATGGCGCAGCGCGAGATCGCACTGGCGATCGGCGAGCCGCCCGCGACCAAGGGCTATCCGCCGTCGGTGTTCGCGAAGCTGCCCGCGCTCGTCGAGCGCACCGGCAACGGGCCGGAAGGCGGCGGCTCGATCACCGCGTTCTACACGGTGCTGACCGAAGGCGACGACCAGCAGGACCCGATCGCCGATTCGGCGCGCGCGATCCTCGACGGCCATATCGTGCTGTCGCGCGCACTCGCCGAGGCCGGCCACTACCCCGCGATCGACATCGAGGCATCGATCAGCCGCGCGATGACGGCGCTGATCGACGAAGGCCATCTCGACCACGTGCGGCAGTTCAAGCAGATGCTGTCGCGCTACCAGCGCAATCGCGACCTGATCGCGGTCGGCGCGTACGCACCCGGCCGCGACGCGCAGCTCGACCGCGCGATCGCGCTCTACCCGCGCATCGAGGCATTCCTGCAGCAGGGCTTTCGCGAATGCGCGCCGTTCGCATCGAGCCTCGCCGGGCTCGATGCGCTGTTCGACGCTTACGGAGGCTGATCCCGATGGCTCACAGCTTTCCCCTTCAACTGCTGCTCGACCGCGCGCAGGACGACCTCGACTCGGCCGCCAGGCAGCTCGGCACCGCGCAGCGCGACCGCACCTCGGCCGCCGAGCAGCTCGACGCGTTGCTGCGCTACCGCGACGAATATCACGCGCGCTTCGCGCAGTCCGCGCAACACGGGATGCCTGCCGGCAACTGGCGCAATTTCCAGGCGTTCATCGACACGCTCGACGCAGCGATCGCGCAGCAGCGCAACGTGCTGGCCGCCGCCGAAGTCCGCATCGACGAAGCGCGCCCGAACTGGCAGCAAAAGAAACGCACCGTCGGCTCGTATGAAATCCTGCAGGCACGCGGCGTCGCGCAGGAAGCGACGCGCGAGGCCCGGCGCGAACAGCGCGACGCCGACGAACACGCCGCGAAGATCCTGCGCATGCGGGCCGACGCGGCCCGCTCGTCGTAACCGACCACCGCATTCGAACGAGAGAA
The DNA window shown above is from Burkholderia cepacia and carries:
- the fliF gene encoding flagellar basal-body MS-ring/collar protein FliF, which codes for MDSQANSLINPDARAGLASPAPGAAAAAALPGAGVAGADFGLGGFAERIPGISRMKGNPKLPFLIVVAFAIAAITALVLWSRAPDYRVLYSNLSDRDGGAIITALQQANVPYKFADAGGAILVPSNQVHETRLKLAAMGLPKGGSVGFELMDNQKFGISQFAEQINYQRALEGELQRTIESINAVRGARVHLAIPKPSVFVRDKEAPSASVFVDLYPGRVLDEGQVQAITRMVSSGVPDMPAKNVTIVDQDGNLLTQTASASGLDASQLKYVQQVEHNTQKRIDAILAPIFGAGNARSQVSADLDFSKIEQTSESYGPNGNPQQSAIRSQQTSSATELAQGGASGVPGALSNTPPQPASAPIVTGNGQNGPQTTPVSDRKDQTTNYEVDKTIRHLEQPMGNVKRLSVAVVVNYQPVADAKGHVTMQPLPPAKLAQVEQLVKDAMGYDEKRGDSVNVVNSAFSTVADPYADLPWWRQPDMIAMAKEAAKWLGIAAAAAALYFMFVRPAMRRAFPAPESAAPALAAPDDPVALDGLPALARTEEPDPMLLGFETEKNRYERNLDYARTIARQDPKIVATVVKNWVSDER
- the fliG gene encoding flagellar motor switch protein FliG, which encodes MNAEGLTKSALLLMSIGEEEAAQVFKFLAPREVQKIGAAMAALKNVTREQVEDVLQEFAKEAEQHTALSLDSSEYIRSVLTKALGEDKAGVLIDRILQGSDTSGIEGLKWMDSGAVAELIKNEHPQIIATILVHLDRDQASEIASCFTERLRNDVMLRIATLDGIQPAALRELDDVLTGLLSGSDNLKRSPMGGIRTAAEILNFMTSVHEEGVLESVRQYDADLAQKIVDQMFVFENLLELEDRAIQMVLKEVESETLIIALKGAPPALRQKFLANMSQRAAELLAEDLDARGPVRVSEVETQQRRILQIVRNLAESGQIVIGGKAEDAYV
- the fliH gene encoding flagellar assembly protein FliH is translated as MSDSASDRVGTLTAYQRWEMASFDPPPPPPPPDDAAAAAAALAEELQRVRDAAHAEGHAAGHVEGQALGYQAGFEQGREQGFEAGQADVREQAAQLAALAASFREAVSAVEHDLASDIAQLALDIAQQVVRQHVKHDPAALVAAVRDVLAAEPALSGAPHLAVNPADLPVVEAYLQDDLDTLGWNVRTDASIERGGCRAHAATGEVDATLSTRWQRVAAAIGKVSTW
- the fliI gene encoding flagellar protein export ATPase FliI yields the protein MTPLERELALASFGPAAAHDPAHDATPHTAADTAGAAPRAPHNPHLAHWRTHLNGLAARSHRALPLRPCGRLTRAAGLVLEAIGLRLSVGAECTIELPPGSTLPHAEAEVVGFAGDRLFLMPTTDVAGVLPGARVWPLESAPVADPLAGAKRLPVGWEMLGRVVDASGRPLDGLGPLAAKIDAPLSAPSINPLEREPIHHVLDVGVRAINALLTVGRGQRMGLFAGSGVGKSVLLGTMARYTSAEVIVIGLIGERGREVKEFIEQILGEDGLARSVVVAAPADVSPLLRMQGAAYATSLAEYFRDQGKHVLLLMDSLTRYAMAQREIALAIGEPPATKGYPPSVFAKLPALVERTGNGPEGGGSITAFYTVLTEGDDQQDPIADSARAILDGHIVLSRALAEAGHYPAIDIEASISRAMTALIDEGHLDHVRQFKQMLSRYQRNRDLIAVGAYAPGRDAQLDRAIALYPRIEAFLQQGFRECAPFASSLAGLDALFDAYGG
- the fliJ gene encoding flagellar export protein FliJ, with amino-acid sequence MAHSFPLQLLLDRAQDDLDSAARQLGTAQRDRTSAAEQLDALLRYRDEYHARFAQSAQHGMPAGNWRNFQAFIDTLDAAIAQQRNVLAAAEVRIDEARPNWQQKKRTVGSYEILQARGVAQEATREARREQRDADEHAAKILRMRADAARSS